The Haliotis asinina isolate JCU_RB_2024 chromosome 2, JCU_Hal_asi_v2, whole genome shotgun sequence genomic interval GGCACAGGGATCCTGGCCATGCCCATCGCTGTGAAGAATGCAGGATTGTGGGTAGGTTCATTGACATCTGATAGCTACAAAATATATAGGCCTGGAAAACATGTCTTCTTCACAGGTTTTATAGTTAACTAGCAGTGACCTCCATGCTATTAATGAGTCATCTATCTTATTCCTTACTGGTTTATTTCATGTGTAAATGTACTTGTCTTCCGTAGACAATGTGTTTTTCAGCGGTTATTAAATGCACACCATCCGAGCATATTTATTTTTTCCGGAGCAaaactctaaaaccgttcattacttcttcaccaaatttgacacatagataggtctagtcgtgtactggtgccttttgatagttttggaattttgaataaaatgttttgggcatttccatggcaacaagtttgactttgactgaaattggaggtaatgcgggggggatattgatgactgtgtcttgtTATTTCTATTTATGTTTAGCAAACTGTACTGATCCTGGCAACCCAAGGACAGGTCTTTCCTTGGATTTCTCTGTCTCATTTGAATGCCATGTGTACACTATGTCTACTTCTAGGTAGGGACCATTGGACTCCTGCTGATCGGGTTAGTGGCCGTCCATTGTATGCACCTGCTGGTCAACTGCAGCCATCTCCTATGTCGCAGGTGAGTAGGCATCACAAGTGTTCTCAGCGGTGAAGCTCTGTGTTATATGGAGGTGTATAGCTCATCATGTTATGTCATTTATACCACAGTGTATTCTTATGTTCGTATGTACCCAAATCTGTTCATTTTGTGAAGCTGGTATATAGTAACAAGTTTAAAGCTTGGTCCTTGCTTATCCCTTGCCTAGTCATCTCTTTGCAGTTGTGTTGAATGTTGGATAGCCTTGCTAGTTGTGTTACTAAGATACTACTGAACACTATGATAATGGGTTAACATGTTTCTAGTTTTATCCAGCTCCGGTCTCCTGCTCTTGGCATTGAACATAATGGTAAAAGATTCTAAGACCAAGTTATTTGCTGGCTTTCCTTCTGGAATATGTTCACACTCTGTCATGgaatgaaatgaacattttctgGATCCCAACTTTGCATTTTCAATGATAACAGTTCCTCAAACAACTTTTTTGGTGGAGTGCGGAAAGttttcaaatatcagaaagctGTTGGCTATTAGTAAATCATAAATGCGTacaatttatatttttgtggCAATTTTgcacaatgataaaatttgcaattcatctgtCCATTTTTGACTCAAACGGATTGTAGCATAAATCTCACATTGCTCATTCAAGTGTATTTGGAGCTGACAGGTTTTCTTTACTTTTCAGGACATCAAGTATAGCATTAGATTATGCAGATGTTGCTGAGATTTCACTAAAAACAGGACCACAATCACTTCGTAGGTTTGCCAAAGCTTCAAGGTGAGTGGTTTTAGTTGTTGTAAACTGACTGGGCTTACAAGGCTATACATCATTCCACACAAGCATCCAGACTGGCTTCCAGACTGGCTTCCTCACTGGCTTCCATGCTGGCTCCCACAGATgaggggcagtggagtagcctagtggtaaaattATTTGCTCATCAcctcgaagacccaggttcaattccccacatgggtacaatgtctgaagctcattttctggtgtcccccgctgtgatattgctggaatattgctaaaagcggtgtaaaactacactcaatcactcaatcactcactcactcactcactcactcgatggATGTTGTATAAAAAGAAGATACTAAATGACCTATCACTGAcgtgagtttagtattctgttcaATACCCTCCAACATAAAGTGGCAGAAACTGCCTATTGTGTGATGACTTTCAGCTTTAcatgagtcaagcaaggtctagtaccGCTGTGACAGGTATTATCATTGGGGCATCATAACTGTAAACCTTTATGACTTTGCACTTAtgatattacactagtgtaatctTGTTATAAAAAATTTTACACTGTAATATCTTCCGAGGATGAGTAATAAAGGGATATCTCCTGACATTCTTAGTTACCATGACATCACAATCAAATGACATCACTCATATCTCTGTCTCTGAAGCTGGTAACTTTTTCTTTTGACATTGAGGACACTAATTAATGTAAACTCAAAACAATTGAAACAGTGGAGTAAGATGATAAATAGACTCTCTCCTTGATATCTGTATAATAACAGGAGTAAGTATCAGTTTATATTCCTTGTCAAACCTCAAATGGTGTCAACTTTCATTAGTGAGTGTTGATATTTTTGATAACAAAAGGCACAGCGGTGAGATTCTTTACATATGAAGTCCTGTTCTTAAGCAAAGTTGGCCTGCTATTAGAGAAATATCCTTGAAAAGCATAAACCATGTTGAAGGCtgttatttattgaaaaacCTTTTGTCAGTTGTGGACTAAATCACAGCTTTGCAGATAGTCTGGTGGAGTTGCCATGTCGTTTGAATTTGTTCAGACTGTTTTGCTTTTACTGATGAGTTGTTGTAAGGTAGATATGATGTATGGTCTATGTGTGAACACCCAAGGAAACCATCCAAGGGAACACTGATGATTACAGTGTTCCCTTGTCTGGTTTTAGTTGAACAATGCCTCCAGGAAAGACCGACTGAGGACAGTGTGGTGTTTCAGGTACCTTGTCAATGCCATGCTTATGCTGACCCAGTTTGGCTTCTGCTCGGTCTACATTGTCTTCGTTGCCACAACTGTGCAACAGGTAATGTGATATATTGTACATGTAACATACTTCTCGCAAAACATTTACCTAAATTAAAATGTTGCCATAGCAAAACATTTACATAAATTAAAATGTTGCCATAAATCCAGTATTCGTGGCTGAAGTCCACATTTTCAAGGAAAGTCTTCTTTGGTATGACTAATATATTATAAGTTGTACCCATTATAACATATTTAACCTACAAAAGACAGGAACATTTAGTCTGCTAAGATTCTTCGTTTGCCAGAACCACCCATACCCAAGTGAGTGCTACCACTGAAATGCTGAAAGTCTAACACCTGAGTCACCTGTTTTATTGCCAGGGACTAAATTCTGATCAACGTGGCATAGTTATTCAACACTTCAGGACTTTTCATGCTAAGACATCTCacaaatattttccatatttttCCCTTTCATGCACAGTAATATGTTTTCAGACAGGTTGTTCAGATGGTTAAAAGAGTGTATATATATTGAGTGTTGAAATATGCAAGTCAAAAGTTATCGTGAATTAAGATGCTACTACCTCGATACCTGGTTATAAACATTAATGTATTGCACAGGTAGTTCACCACTTTCATAATACTGATCCTGGCATCCGAGTCTACGAGGTGATCGTCATGGTTCTGCTAGTTCCGTACACATTCGTGAAGAATCTCCGAGCCCTCGCTCCCTTCTCCGCCTTTGCCAACCTGCTCACCATCACAGGCCTTGGCATCATATTCGTCTACATTGTCCAGGGCCTGCCTAGTGTGAATTCCAGACCGGCATTCTCCTCCTTCGCTCAGCTTCCCCTCTACTTCGGAACGGCAATATTTGCTTATGAGGGGATTAGTTTGGTAGGTGAAACAGTTTTAAACCTTTCAATACTGTAACCTGCAGCCTGGTGTGTGCTTCCGAGTCGGGTTTGGTAACTTAATAAGTTTGGTAGGTGAAATATTTAAACCCTTCAGGACTGTAGCCAGCAGTCTGATGGGTGCTTACAAGTTTTGTAGAGGTGACTCTGTGAATCAGTGAGTTAGGATCGGTGAGGGGATAACTTTAATCTGTGAAATAGTTAAACCCTTCTTGACTGTAACCCAAACCCTTTGAGGACTTTCAACCTGCTACTTGTGAATCAGCTGGTTGGATCTTGTGTCTTGGTTAATTTTATGTATTCAAGCTACATCCAAAGCTGCTCGTAATACCAACCTCTGGTTCATATACTGACTACAGGGGCAGTGGTGTAatctagaggttaaagcgttcactcgctacactgaagacctgggttcaattccccacatgggtacaatgcgtgaagcccatttcttttgtcccctgccgtgatattgctggaatattgctaaaagcggcataaaatcaaactcaatcactcaatcactttaCTGACTTAAGGCATGTTTATGACTGACTACCATGTTAAACCACATGATGTTCTGATTGTCAATGTATTGTGCCGATTGGCCAAGTGTGTTTCACGGAAAGTTGACTGTGCCCTTTGATTAACAGTTTCTAGTTGAAAATATGTGACTAGTCGACCTCAGGTCATTTGACAACATACATGTAAAAattagctagaatattgccaacACTTGTATAAAACATGTCCACTCACACCCCTGCAGGTGCTCCCTCTAGAGAACAAGATGAGGAACCCCCAGGACTTTGGTGGATGGACCGGAGTGCTCAACTTGGGGATGGTGATTGTCACCTGTCTCTACACAGCCGTCGGTTTCTATGGCTACCTCAAATACGGAGACGATGCTAAAGGAAGCATAACACTGAACCTGCCGACAGATAACTGGTATGTGAATTGTTTAACTCAGACAATATTTGAAAAATCTTTACTATTTGAAGCAAAGTTAGTCAGTATGATTGTGTAATTTATATTCTTTTAGAATGTAATGAATTTTGCTACATGT includes:
- the LOC137274025 gene encoding neutral amino acid uniporter 4-like, giving the protein MEPDKPACRETTPLLMDSGKENVKLTGNVSAAPPPPIISRTPSNDPALPVIQVEVESQSYQVPSQIPVEDSRAMMEHATSNLQSLMHLLKGNIGTGILAMPIAVKNAGLWVGTIGLLLIGLVAVHCMHLLVNCSHLLCRRTSSIALDYADVAEISLKTGPQSLRRFAKASRYLVNAMLMLTQFGFCSVYIVFVATTVQQVVHHFHNTDPGIRVYEVIVMVLLVPYTFVKNLRALAPFSAFANLLTITGLGIIFVYIVQGLPSVNSRPAFSSFAQLPLYFGTAIFAYEGISLVLPLENKMRNPQDFGGWTGVLNLGMVIVTCLYTAVGFYGYLKYGDDAKGSITLNLPTDNWLYLSVKLMFAISIFISYGIQFYVPMKIIWPVIESRLESRKLIVYGEYLLRVVLVLITFAFAVLIPHLDLLISLIGAFASCSLALIFPAAIELITFSAEEESISKIMFVKNLLIMSFGVLGFATGTYSSLKEIIATF